From one Verrucomicrobiota bacterium genomic stretch:
- the miaA gene encoding tRNA (adenosine(37)-N6)-dimethylallyltransferase MiaA, which yields MPQKLWILTGCTAVGKTALSLDLAKTLDAPILSCDSVQVYRGADIGSAKIPEAEREGILHYGLDLCNPDQTFSVSAYQDYALTIAASLKGNLLVVGGTGFYLKSFFTPVTDAIEVPQEVRTEVEHFYQQQGLAGLQQEVLRYGPVEMNASDWNNPRRLLSVLGKQRVTQQSQKALRQQFLQKNRDPWERFSKKVIVLERPQASLDQRIEQRVEVMFQAGFLEEVASLRETYGDRLCPPLRNAIGYREALQFLEKEGHDLERLKQEIIHATHQLTKKQKTWFRTQIPVDLRLDVSHESFDFRDVIFNKVGL from the coding sequence ATGCCGCAAAAGCTATGGATTTTGACGGGGTGTACCGCCGTTGGCAAAACGGCTTTATCGCTCGATCTCGCCAAGACACTCGATGCACCGATTTTGTCCTGCGACTCGGTACAAGTCTACCGTGGTGCTGACATTGGTTCTGCGAAAATTCCAGAAGCAGAGCGCGAAGGTATTCTTCACTATGGCCTCGATCTCTGTAATCCAGATCAGACCTTTAGCGTATCTGCTTATCAGGATTATGCCTTAACAATAGCTGCTTCGCTGAAAGGCAACTTACTCGTTGTTGGCGGTACAGGGTTTTATTTAAAATCTTTTTTCACTCCGGTAACCGATGCAATTGAGGTGCCTCAAGAGGTCCGTACGGAGGTCGAACACTTTTATCAACAACAGGGATTAGCCGGGCTCCAACAGGAAGTTTTGCGCTATGGTCCCGTTGAAATGAATGCGTCCGATTGGAATAATCCGCGTCGCCTCTTATCGGTTTTAGGAAAACAGCGCGTAACCCAACAATCGCAAAAAGCCCTAAGACAGCAATTTCTACAGAAAAATCGAGATCCCTGGGAACGTTTTTCGAAAAAGGTGATTGTTTTAGAACGTCCACAAGCATCCCTAGACCAACGCATCGAGCAACGCGTCGAAGTGATGTTTCAAGCAGGATTTTTAGAGGAAGTAGCCTCGTTACGTGAGACTTATGGTGACCGTTTGTGTCCTCCCCTACGTAACGCAATTGGATATCGGGAGGCACTACAATTTCTTGAAAAAGAAGGGCATGATCTCGAGAGATTGAAACAGGAAATTATCCACGCGACGCATCAATTGACGAAAAAACAAAAAACTTGGTTTCGAACACAAATACCAGTCGACCTACGCCTCGACGTATCGCACGAAAGTTTTGACTTCCGGGATGTGATTTTTAACAAGGTGGGGCTATGA
- a CDS encoding non-canonical purine NTP pyrophosphatase → MKQKLCIASMNSEKLEELNQLLGGFFELLSLKDFPTMPEAEEPYDDFLRNAAFKARHYANTTNMLTLSEDAGLCIDALNGFPGVFTKRFITQSKGLANAYNQLEELLSIKSDRGAHFICEAVFYDPVHDCYFRGLGIMSGKISFPARGNHGFGFDPVFIPEHYDQTIAELGPKAKQTIGHRGQAIHALLENYQRHNVTDISLS, encoded by the coding sequence ATGAAGCAAAAGTTGTGTATCGCTTCGATGAACTCGGAAAAACTGGAAGAGCTCAATCAGTTACTGGGAGGCTTTTTTGAACTGCTTTCGCTAAAAGATTTTCCCACTATGCCGGAGGCGGAAGAACCGTACGATGATTTTTTACGCAATGCTGCTTTCAAAGCCCGTCATTACGCAAACACGACGAATATGTTAACGCTTTCCGAGGATGCTGGTCTCTGTATCGATGCGCTTAACGGATTTCCAGGTGTTTTTACGAAGCGCTTTATCACGCAAAGCAAGGGTTTGGCGAATGCTTATAACCAGCTCGAAGAATTGTTATCCATAAAAAGCGACAGAGGTGCACATTTTATCTGTGAAGCGGTGTTCTATGACCCCGTTCATGATTGCTATTTCCGTGGCCTGGGAATCATGTCGGGAAAAATATCCTTTCCGGCGCGTGGCAATCACGGATTTGGTTTCGATCCAGTCTTTATTCCAGAGCATTATGATCAGACGATTGCGGAGCTGGGCCCCAAAGCGAAACAGACCATTGGCCATCGTGGCCAGGCGATTCACGCGTTACTCGAAAACTACCAAAGACATAACGTAACCGATATCTCACTTTCTTAG